The genomic interval CGGTCACCGGCCAGGTGCTGGTCAGGGACGTCACCGTGGTGGACCCGCTGGACGGGACCGCCGCCCCCGGGCAGGACGTGCTCACCGAGAACGGCCGGATCACCGCCGTCACGGCCACCGGCGCCCCGCCGGGCGACCGCCCTGTGGTGGACGGACGGGGCCGGTTCGCCGTACCGGCGTACATGGACATGCACCTGCACGCCCTGAACACCCCGGACGACGTCGACGGCAGCTACGCCCTCATGCTCGCCAACGGCATCGCCGGCTTCCGCCAGATGTCGGGCAGCCGGGCGCTCCTGAAGTCCCGGCGCGAGGGCACCCTGCCCAGGCCCACCGGCGCACCGGACCTGAAGGCGACCGCCGGCGACCTCCTCACCCCGTTCAACGCGAGCACGCCCGACGACGCGGTGCGGGCCGTACGGGAACAGCACCGGGACGGCGCCGACTTCGTCAAGGCGGGCATGACCACCCGCGCGACCTTCCTCGCCGCCCTCGGCGAGGCCAACCGGCTCGGCATCCGCCTGGGCGGCCATCTCCCCGCCGACCTCGACCCGCGCGACGCCGCACGCGGCGGGGTCTGGTCGATCGAGCACCTGGGCCCCGGCGTCACCGTCTTCGCCGCCGCCTCCTCCCGCGAGGCCGAGGTACGGGCCCGCAACGCCACCCGCAAGCTCCCGCCGCTCCCCAAGCTGAGGTTCCCCGGCGCCGACCGGCTGGTGACCCGGCTGATCAAGGGCATGGTCGTGAACCCGGCCACCCACACCTCCGAGCACGAGGCCCACGCGTACGCGCTCGCCGACGGCTCGTACGACCAGCGGAAGGCCGAGGAGCTGGCCGCCCTCTTCACCGAGCACACCACCTGGCAGTGCCCCACCCTGATCCGCGTCCACACCCAGCAGTTCGGCGACGCGCCCGAACACACCGGCGACCCGAGGCGCCGCTACATGGCGCCCGGGGAGCTGCGGGCCTGGGACAAGTCGGTACGGAAGTTCGCCCGGCTCCCCGACGTCACCCGCGAGGCCCTGCACCGCCACTGGGCCGCCCAGCTCAGGCTGACCAGGACCTTCGCCGACGCCGGAGTGCCCATGGTCGCCGGCACCGACGCCTGCGGGGCGGCGCACATCATCCCGGGCTTCTCGCTGCACGACGAGTTCGACCTGCTCGCCGAGGCCGGTCTCACCCCGCTGACCATCCTGCGCATGACGACCACCGAACCCGCCCGGTTCCTCGGCGAGGAGGGGACGTCCGGCCGCATCGCCCCCGGAATGCCCGCCGACCTGGTGCTGCTCGACGAGGACCCGTTGACGGACCACACCGCGCTGCGCCGGATCGCCGGGGTGCTGCGGGAGGGCTCCTGGTGGTCCCGCGCCGACCTCGATACCGTGCTGGAACGCGTCGCCGCCGCGCCCGGCGCCCGCTGACCACCGCACCCGTCCGCACCGGCCGGACCGCCCCCGAGCGGGAGGGACACGTACATGACGGAAGCCGACCCCGGGCTCTTCGGGCCCGCATCG from Streptomyces drozdowiczii carries:
- a CDS encoding amidohydrolase family protein, producing the protein MSRYVDPSSVTGQVLVRDVTVVDPLDGTAAPGQDVLTENGRITAVTATGAPPGDRPVVDGRGRFAVPAYMDMHLHALNTPDDVDGSYALMLANGIAGFRQMSGSRALLKSRREGTLPRPTGAPDLKATAGDLLTPFNASTPDDAVRAVREQHRDGADFVKAGMTTRATFLAALGEANRLGIRLGGHLPADLDPRDAARGGVWSIEHLGPGVTVFAAASSREAEVRARNATRKLPPLPKLRFPGADRLVTRLIKGMVVNPATHTSEHEAHAYALADGSYDQRKAEELAALFTEHTTWQCPTLIRVHTQQFGDAPEHTGDPRRRYMAPGELRAWDKSVRKFARLPDVTREALHRHWAAQLRLTRTFADAGVPMVAGTDACGAAHIIPGFSLHDEFDLLAEAGLTPLTILRMTTTEPARFLGEEGTSGRIAPGMPADLVLLDEDPLTDHTALRRIAGVLREGSWWSRADLDTVLERVAAAPGAR